The Fictibacillus phosphorivorans genomic sequence CCTGTTGCTCTGTTGTTTCAGGATCTCCAAAACGAATATTTTCTTTAACGCTTGTACCGAATAAATAAGTTTCTTGAAAAACATATCCGATCGATTCTCGTATTTGAGATAGCTCTAATTCTTTTAAAGACACACCATCAAGTAGAATTTCACCTTTATTAGGATCATAAAATCGTCCCAATAATTTTAGTAGGGTAGATTTCCCATTCCCACTCGTTCCTACAAAAGCAATCCGCTGTCCAGATTTAACGGTTAAATCAAAACCTTTTAAGATCTCACCTGAAGTCGGATAACTGAAATGAACATTACAAAAGTCGATATTACCCTTAACATTTAATAATTGTAGTGGATTAGGTTGTTCCTTTATTTCTGGTTCAATTTTTGTCATTTGATAGATTTTATCAACCTGAAACATCAAGATTCTTTGCTCAGTTAAAGAGGTAACAACTGCTGTTAACCGATGCATAGCTGTAAAGTAATAGAGCAGAAAAGCTACAAACTCTCCAACACTAAGAGAATTAGACTGAACAAGAATTGATCCGTAGATTAAGATTGCGATGGCTCCTGCATTATAAGAAAGCCTTCTGACTGTGCCCCTGATATAAGCATAAAGAAATGCTTTGACCATGCTTTTATTTAAATTTTGCACATCGTGATTTAATCTTTCATACTCCCACTTTTCTGAAGAGTAAGCTCGAACTTCAATCAATGAACTGATTGTTTCATAGATTTTTTTGTTTAATGTAATTCGGTTTGTACTAAGTTCTTTACTGAGAATAGATGCTTTTTGTTCAAACCGAGGTCCGATCAGATAATAAAGAAGGAAAGATGGAATGATAATGAGAGCTAGTTTAACATTCATCGTAAACAATATTGAAATTGCGATAACAGAAAAGATAGCTTCTTGAATCATAAACGGAATAAAATGTCGGTACAAATTTTGAACGGCTGTAACTTCGGTATTCATTAAAGAAAGCGTTTCTCCTATGGGGGTTCTTTCAAAGTGAGAAAATCCTAGTTTTCTAAGGTGTGAAAAAATCTTGAAGTGAATATCTCGTGAAGCTTTTTCTTGTACTATTCGTTGGAGGTTGTTTCTAACAGTACTTAGGTAAATCATGATGACAACTAATCCAATTACTCCACATAATAGTGTTAAAAATAGTATAGTATCCTTATTTGGAACAATTACATCAATAAAGTACTGTATAAACTTTGGAATAATCAGCTCGATGCTTGTAACAATAATGCTGCTGACGATCATTAATATAAACAGCCACTTATAGGGGCGAAGGAAGGATAGTGCCCAAAGATACACTTTAAACAAGTAAGAATTTGAGTGGGAAGACATAAATCAGCTCCTAATTATTGATTTCTTTCGATTGAGCGGAAGTTATATTCTACATCAAGTTTGTTACCGTTTCCATAACTAATTTAATTTCTTTTAGTGGTATACTTGGAAGTAATAATTTCACCAACATATTATACATACAACATAGATATGGGAGGAATAAATCATGTTTAATAGTGAAGCTGAATTAGTTCTACCTGCTAAAGCATCTTTAGGTGAAGGACCGTGTTGGGACTCGGAACAAGGCGTTTTGTATTGGGTTAGCATTTTAGATAAAAAGGTAAACATCTACGATCCACGCTCTCACGAAAATCGAGAGATTCAACTAGATCAGATGGTAGGAACGGTTGTACCAAGGGAATCAGGTGGTTTAGTAGTAGCTCTTCAGAACGGTTTCTTTTTTCTAGATCTTAACACGGAAAAACTCACACCTATTTTGGACCCTGAACAAGAGCTTCCTGAGAATCGTTTTAACGATGGGAAGTGTGATCCATTCGGTAGGTTTTGGGCAGGCACGATGAGTCTAGGTGAAGAAGCTGAAAAAGGCTCTCTCTATTGTTTAGATTCCGATCTTCATGTGGAAAAGAAGCGAGAGAATTTAACGATTTCGAATGGTTTGGCGTGGTCGCCCGATCAATCGTATATGTATCTCATTGATACACCAACGAAAAAAGTGACGAGATTTCAATATGATCTTCAAACGGGACATATCCAAAATGCAACAGAAGTGATTTCTTTTCCAGAAGGAGTAGGTTCTCCAGATGGTATGACGATTGATGAAGAAGGCATGCTTTGGATCGCTCATTGGGGCGGTGCACAAGTTTCCAGGTGGAACCCAGAAACAGGCGAACAGTTATCTTCTATTCCCATTCCATCATTAAATGTTACATCATGCACGTTTGGCGGAGAAAATATGGACGAGTTGTATGTAACAACAGCTAGGAAAAATACAAGTGCAGAGAACTTAGAAAGATTTCCAGAAGCAGGCGGGTTGTTTAAAGTAAGACCAGGTGTTAAAGGAATGCCAGCATATTCTTTCAAAGGGTGAAACCAGGACAGCGTTAGTAAACGCTGTTTTTTTTGATTAACAAAAACTTGCGATCATCGTTCATCGTCTAATAATAAGAGAGGGGGGAATTGGTATGGAAAACATGTTAGTCGATGTGAGTTCTGTAGAAGATAAAGAGCACATTTTAAACGAAGCCATGAATGAATACGGACAAGACATGCTGCAGCTCGTTTATTCTTATGTGAATCATACAAGCGTTGCTGAAGATTTAACACAAGATATCTTTGTAAAGTGCTATAAAGCATTGCATACATATAACGGAAAATCAAAATTTAAAACATGGCTATGGCGAATTGCCATTAACCATTGTAAGGACTTTTTGAAAAGTTGGTACAACAATAGAGTTATCCCCACAGAAGAAGAGCCTTCTTTTCATCGAACTGAGGTGGATGTAGTTGAGCATGAAGTCATTCAAAAAGAAGATGATGAGAACTTAATCCATGCAATTATGCAGTTGGAAATCAAATATAGAGAGGTTATTTATCTTTTTTATTACGAGGAGCTGTCTATTAAAGAGATCGCTTTAGTGACTGAAGTGAGTGACAATACAGTCAAAACAAGAATGCGCCGAGCTAAAGAACTATTGAAAATATGTTTGGAGGGTTAGGGATGGAGAACCGTTTAAAAAACTTAAAGAAAATCATGGACGAAAAAACTTTTTCACAAGTAAGGTTCACCGAAAAGCATCGCGAAATCATACTGAATAAATGGAGTAATCAAGAAGATAAGGAACAGATTGTATTAAATATTTTGCAGTTGTTGAACCAAGAAAAGACAGGTTATCAGTTAGCGAACTTACTTATTGCACGCGGGGTAAAACAATTTGATGACAATGAAGGATCTCTCTATGTATTGTTGCACTCTTTAGAGAGTAAAGGAGTCGTTCAATCTGGATGGCTATCGAAAGAGAAAACCAAGTATTATCAGTTAACAAGTAAAGGGAAAAGATTATTGAAGCAAGCAGATCATAAGGAAAAACGGTCATCAGTCATTCTGCAGCAGTTGATAGGAGGAGCGGAATGGAAAATCGCAGAAAGTCGTTTCTAAACGAAGTTACAAATCAGATTCGTTCAAAGGAAGCAAAAGAACAAGTTTCTGCTGAGTTGAAATACCATATGAAAGAAGCAAAAATGCGATGGGTAAATAAAGGATACTCTGAAGTGGATGCTGAACAAAAAGCGATTGAGCAAATGGGAAGTCCAATCACGCTAGGTATTCAGTTAAACAAGATTCATCGTCCAAGAATTGATTGGGTCTTGGTCGCGTTATTGACTTCTGTACTCTTACTAGGATTTTTACCTATACTCTCTTTGGGGTATGATAGCAATCATTACTTTTTAATGAGAAAGATGATATTGGTTGTCCTTGGCATGATTGTGGCTTTAGGTCTAATGTTTGTTGATTATCGGAAGTTAGTAAGGTGGGGATGGGTGTTTTATGGGGTAGGTACTGTGTTGCTGCTATCTTTGCTCTTCTTTTCTAGTGGTACGATTAATGGGAAGCCATTCTTATTAATCGGAGAGCTAACAATTGAAAGCATTGTTGCACTGCCATTCTTTATGGTTGCCTGGGCTTGCTTCTTTAATCGAGATACCTTTAAAGTCTATCAATTTATACTCTTATTCTTGGTTTCGCTATTATTATTCTTCATGATACCAAGTATCGCAACGACTTACTTGTATTTTGCCATGGTACTGTCCATGCTATGGTGGAGCAAATTTTCCAATCGGCAAAAAGGTGTTGTTTCAGGCATTACGGTAGGTTCGTTACTATTAATTGGTATTTTCTCTTGGCAGTATCAACCGTATTTTATAAAAGATAGAATGATAGGTTTTCTGAATCCTGGAAAAGTAGCTGATGGAGCAGGGTATCAGGTGCTTCAAATTCAGAAGTTAATATCTGGTGCAGGATGGTTCGGGGAAAATAAGAGTGTTAAACAGTTCATACCTGAAGCACACACTGATTTTGCATTTGTAAGCATCACGTATCACTATGGCTGGATAGCAGCGATTTTTCTTATACTCATCCTTTTATTAATACTTGCAAGAGTGGTTATCGCGACACAGCAAGTAAGAGATTACTTTGGAAAACTTCTCATCATTGGCAGCTTATCTTTATTACTTTTTCAAATGGTAAGTAATATCGGAATGGCGTTCGGATTTTTCCCTCTTACTAGCATGTCACTGCCGTTTATTAGTTACGGGTTGGTTCCCATTCTATTAAACGCTATCTTGATTGGAGTAGTGCTAAGTGTTTATCGAAGGAAGGATTTAAGCAGGTCAGCTCTTTAATAAATTTCTTTAGTGGCGTTGTCGATCTTGAGGGTTTCCGTTCGTTGTATACTTAAAAGAAAAAATAGTTTTTGCATACAAGGAGGAAACGGCTATGCTATTCATGCTGATTGTTAAAGCTTCAAAAAATTCAGAAGGTGGTAACCGCCCGAATGAAGAGCTTAATGAAGCGATGCGAAAGTACAATGAAGAATTAGTTAAAGCTGGTGTTCGGGTTCTTGCTAAAGGATTACACCCAAGTAGAAATGGTATCAGAATCTCTTTTCTGCATCCAGGAGAAAAACCAGTGGTTACGGACGGGCCATTCACGGAAACAAAGGAATTGATTGCTGGGTTTATTCTGATTGATGTGAACTCTAGGGAAGAAGCCGTTGAATGGGCGATGAAGATGCCTGATCCACAAGGAAACGGTGAAGGTCAGATTGAATTAAGGCAAGTATTTGAGTAATTATTGTTCCTACCTTTGAAAATGATAGATTGCAAAAGAACCTCACTTACATAAGAGGTTCTTTTTTATTAATAAAAATCATTGATTTAGTTTGTTTTAGAAGGTAATATAATTAAAAATACTACGAAATGAAGGTTTTGGGTTATGGATGCATTTGATAGAAAATTGATACATCTTCTTCAAAAAAACGGGAGAATGAAATGGGCAGACTTAGCCGCTCAGGTAGGTCTATCCGCCCCAGCTACCGCTGAACGCGTAAACCGCTTGATGGAAAATGGTGTGATCAAAGAATTTGCTGCAAGAATTGATGCTGAGAAAGTGGGAAGTGAACTAACAGCTTTTGTTGCCGTTTCACTAGAGCGTCCAGAGCATCGCGCTCCATTTTTAGCACGTATTGAAGAGTTAATAGAAGTGATGGAATGTCATCATATTGCGGGAGAAGATGATTATTTATTAAAAATTCGATCACGAAATACGAAGGATTTAGATCGAATCATCAGCTATGAAGTAAAAGGACTAACAGGGGTTGTTCGTACTAAAACAACGATTGTGATGGATACGACAAAAGAGTCGATTGAAGTTCCTTTGCAACCGCATGTCTTTTCAGGTGAATAAAAGGTGCTTTACGAACTTTATTTAAAAGGCTTAATCATGGGAATTTCAATAGCGGCTCCAGTTGGACCAATCGGTGTATTATGCATGCAGCGCACATTAACGCAAGGTCGTGTGGTGGGAATTGTATCGGGATTGGGTGCTGCATGTGCAGATGTTATTTATGGTTTGATTGCAGGGCTTGGTCTCACGATGGTTTCTCCATTCATAATGAGCCATAAATTGTGGATTCAACTAATTGGGGGAGTATTCCTATTGTACTTAGGTCTGAAAATCTTAACTTCTAAAGCAAGACCTATGGATGGCACACCTCAAAAGAGTAGTCGTCTTACTTCCGCTTTTTTTACAACCTTTCTACAAACATTAACGAACCCCATGACCATATTATCTTTTGCTGCCATATTCGCGGGGTTAGGTATCGTTAACACTCACACAAGTACTATCTCTTCCATCACATTGATTGTTGGCATCTTTTGCGGATCTACTGCCTGGTGGTTGTTCTTAACATTTATAGTGAGCATGATGAGTAAAAGAATGAATCAGCAGCACATGGTTATGATTAATGTTATATCAGGAATTATCATAGGTTTGTTCGGTGTTTTTTCACTTATACGTTTAATGATTGGATAGTGAGTTTTTAATGTTATTACTAAAAAGTATCATTTTAGGTTTTTCTATATCCGCTCCAGTTGGGCCGATCGGTCTGCTCTGTATACAAAGGACACTCTCGCAAGGGAAGTCGGCAGGATTTTTAACTGGCTTTGGAGCAGTTACAGCTAACATTGTTTATGCGAGCATCGCAGTATTAGGCTTTTCAGCCGTGTCATCATTATTGATCCAATACGAAATGTTGCTAAAAATTATCGGTACCATTTTTTTACTCTACCTAGGGGTGAAAACATTCTTAAAGAAAGTACCAACTCAAGCCGCTCAGTTAGCAGGGGAAAGCAAGTTGATGATGTTTGCTTCTACGTTCTTCTTAATGATTACAAACCCTGTTACGATTTTAAATTTTACAGCAATGTTTGCAGGTCTCGGGTTTGGTGAGAGTCAGATGTCATTACAGATTGCAATGCTCTTAATAAGCGGTGTGTTTATCGGCGCTACCTGTTGGTGGATGTTCTTAAGCATAGTGGTAAGTTTGTTAACAAGAAGAATTCAGCCGCACTTAGCTACCATTAATAAAGGAGCAGGGTTATTAATCATCGGCTTAGCTTTAGCGAATATCCTAGCGTAACAGCCAAAAAAATAAATATTCCGAAAATTATATTTACTTTTATATCCATATGTTTTACAATACAAAAGGTAAGGAAAAAATTTCAAGATAAGGAGGCGTTGGACATGATTAATTTTTTAGACACTACACAATCAACTTTATATTGTCCAATACACAACCTTCTTAATGAGACCTCAATCTGTTAATGAAACGTGAATCAGAGCCTCAGGATGTGTATACATTCTGGGGCCTTTTTATGTATTTTTGTACTAAAAAGTCACCCATCTATTTCTGGGTGGCTTTTTATTTTGAAGAAGCTGAGTAGAACGAAACAACGGTACGATATTGAATATTGAAAAAGCGGAGGTTAGAAAAAATGGAAGTATTGAATACGCACATTACCGATCAGATTACGATAGTAGAATATGATCCGAGCTATGCAGCAGCAGTCGCTGAAATGTGGAATAAAAGCCAAGATGGCTGGGGCGGCGGAAACTCAATCATGACGGAAGAGCAAGTATTAAAGAAAGAATCGAACTCATCAAACCTCCATTTATATCTTGCACTCGATGGAGATAAAGTCGTAGGCTATTGCAGTCTAGGAGAATATCGAGAGGATGAGGGCGCACTCTACATCCCGTTATTGAATGTAAGAGGTGATTATCACGGTAAAAAGATTGGGAAAATGCTTGTATTAAAAGCCCTACAAAAAGCGATTGAAATGAAATGGCCCCGTTTAGATCTCTATACATGGCCAGGGAATACGAAGGCAGTGCCACTATATAAAAAATGCGGCTTTTTCTGGGAAGATCGGGATGACACGACACATCTTATGAACTTCATGCCTTCTGTGATGCAAACAGAAGCGGTTTTGAATTATTTTACGGATGGAAGATGGTACGAAAACAGTACACGTACGATTGAAACGACCCCTGATGGAAACAGCGAAAATGAATTTCATTATTATGAGTATTCTTGGAATCATGAGACACTTGGTAACTTGAAGATGGAATTTGAGCGATTTGGAAGAGGGCTCCGCTCCATCGAAACAGACGATTATAAAATCTTAGCGGATGTTGAACACTTTAATCTTGTTTTTGGCTCTGAATACAAGATTCGATACCACATGACGAATAAAACAGGTAAGCCGTTATCCATAGAGATTCAAGGTGTGGACGATAAGAACATTCAGTTTGCGACTTCAAAAAAAATCACGGTTCAAAAAGAAGAAGAGATTGAGATTCCTTTTGTGGTAAATCCGATTACTGAAGATCAAAGTGTATGGAGAACGCACCCAGCTGTTACTTCTCAATTATTAATCAATGGGAAAAAGGCGCAATTTAGAGTAGGAATTCGTCCTAAGTATCCCGTTAAGTTAAGCTGTAACACGCCAGGAAACCTTAGTTTTGTTGGTAGTTCTTCTCAACTTTATTTTAACTTTGAAAATAACTATGATGAACAAGTCACATTTAGCTTTGAACTTCCATCATCAGAATTGGTTACCATTCAGAATCGAAATGTGAGTGTTACTTTGGCACCGAAAGGAAAGCAATCGGTATCTGTTCCTTTCATGATAAAAAAGAATGGATTTTACTCAGCCGAAGTCCAAATCTCGGCAACAAAATCCAATGGAGAAACCGTTACTTTTATGAAAAAGTTAGGTGTAGCATTGCAGGGAATTGGAGCTAAATTCACTGGAGAATGTGACGATTTTTATCACGTATGCAACGGACAATATACAATAAAACTTGATAAATTCAACAATTGGATTTCACCCGGAAAAGGTGATGTGAATTACAAATTGGCATTCATGGTGCCTCAGCTTGGCAAACCTTTCTCAGAAGAGATCACACGACTTCGTCCAGAGAAAATTGAACCATTAGAAGAAGATGGTTATGCAGGATTAAGAGCAACTTTTCAATCACAGGCTTTTCCAGAATTGCAGCTTGCAACCGTGGTGAAGTTGTACAGTGAAGGTCTAATAGAACGGTACGATGAAGTAACAAATGTTAGCGATGTAGAAACAGCGGCAGAAGTATGGCTGAATACGCCAATTATGTGTCCGATGCTCGATAAAGGTGTCTTGCCATACGAAGGAAAGTACATCGAACTAAATGATTCGATGGGTTCTGTTTTATCTTATTGGAATCCTAGTAAACTTACGGAAAACTGGCTTTTCATACGTGGGAATAATAACCCTAGAGGCATCTCATGGCCAAGAGAAGGAAAGGTGAATTTCTCCAGTTGGTTCATGTATTTTGAAAATAAGTTAGGAAAATTAGCACCTCGAGAAACAGTTGCGACAAAACCAATCACCATGACAATTGGTGCTTTCCGTGATTGGCAATCGTTCAGAGAATTTGCGACGCAAAAGAATGATAAGCCAGCTAGTTTGACCAATCACATGAACGTATCGGTTAACGGGGGAAATCCTTTTATTAATAATAATGAGTGCAAAGCTATTGTAAGAGATTATAAGTCTTCGTTTTTTAACGGATTTATTGAGATGAAGCTAGACGATGAGATTCTGCAGAGTCATCTATTCGCTTCAGATGAAGAGTTAACACATGCCGAGTTTGATGTTGAATTACCTGATGATAGAGGGATACATGTATTAACTTCCAAAATGAATTTAGGTGCTGTTCATGTTACACGACAATCAGCCGCTTTTGTGATGAAGGGTCAACCCGTTCAGTTGGAAAAGTCGATAAAAGATGGTCTCGAAGTGTACTCCGTAGATAATGGAGAAATGAAGATTTCTGCTTCAGCACAGTTCGCACCAACGTTGTTCTCTCTTCGATACAAAGACCAAGAGTGGATGGATTCACCGTTTCCAAAACCAACACCAAAATCATGGTGGAACCCTTGGTTCGGCGGTATCGCAGGTCTTCTAGAAGGCACGAGTCTTCATTCTTTACTAAAAGAAGATTGCACTGTTGAATTTGTAGAAAAGAATGATAACAAGGGGAATGAGTGGAAGGGTCTTAAAATATCTACTCACTATAAAAAACACGAGAAGTTTAAAGGTATTAAAATTCACAAGTACTTCTTGATGCTGCCAGGAGTTCCGATGCTTTGCCAAACAACGGAAATCGTACAGAATATGGAGAGTTATTTGGACGGAAAATTTTACACAGGATGTTTTCTGAACCCAGGAACAGAGCCTACTAGAAGCTGGGGAAGTTTTCAGTCTGAAAATGGGGAGTGGACCATGGTTTCTGGTGCGAAAGGTGAGCAGGAAATGACTGTAGAACGCAGTGTGAATTACGGTTCTGATGATCATGAGAACTTGCTTCAAATTGTAGCGGACCAAAACGTCACACATGTTGATTCTTATATCAATCTAGAAGTCATTGAGCTTGGGTACTCAGAAAAGGTAAACCTTGAGCACGGTGCTAAGCAATACACGTCACCGGTGTTTTATGTGTTTAATGATAAAGTGATTCCAGATACAGCATTAGAAGATCTGAAGAAAATTAAATTCAACTAGAAAGGGCAAACTTATGAAAATTATCGATGCACACATGCATTTTTCAAATATTGAAAGCTTTAAACATACGGCAACGAATCTTTCTAAACTTGACTATTCGTATGAAGGAATCGTCAAAGAGTACCGTGAATCTGGCGTAGTGCTAGGCATCGCGATGGGCTTAACAGAAAAAGAGGTAGAGGGTTTTCCAGATCCGCTAGCTCCAACCCCAATGGGTATCGATCTGGATAAGCAAATACCTGAGAACGTCGTGTATTGTGCTGGCATCAATCCGTATCACTTAGGTGAGAGTGAATTGATACAACTTGAAGAAACGGTGCAGCGGCCTGAAGTTGTGGGTATTAAGATCTACCTTGGTTATTACCCGTACTTTGCGTATGATGAGGTGTATCAGCCAGTTTATAAGCTAGCTGCTAAATACGGTTTGCCTGTCGTTTTTCACACAGGTGATACTTATTCAGAGCGTGGTTTGTTGAAGTACTCTCATCCTCTAACACTAGATGAAGTAGCGGTAATGCACCGTGACGTAAACTTCATGATGGCACATTTCGGCGATCCATGGACGTTAGACGGAGCAGAAGTTGTTTACAAGAATCGTAATATGTATGCTGATCTGTCAGGTCTAGTTGTTGGAACAAGTGAAGATATTACAAGATACAAAGATTCACCGCGCTTCTTCAATCACTTGCGCCATGCGTTAACGTTCACGGATAACTATGAAAAGTTTTTGTTCGGAACAGACTGGCCCCTTGTGCCGGTAGAGCCGTATATTGACTTTATAAAGGAGATCATTCCTGAAGAATATCATGAAGATGTTTTTTACAACACAGCGGTAAAGATTTTCCCGAAGATAAAGGCGTATTTAAAATAATTTACAGTTGTGAGAGGGGTGATGCCAATGGTACGTATCTACAGTTTTGATGTTGAGCAATTTAATAGATTACAAGCCGAAAGAAGGGATCACCACTATGATATCAGGAAAAAAAGTAGAGTTACGACCCGTTTCACTTGAAGATCATAAGCGAACATATCACTGGCGAAATGATAAAGAAACCGCTACATTTGATGCGGGTTCTGGTTATTATCGATATAGTCATATGCCACTGGAACAGATCGAAGCAAGCTATGAAAAAGATATTCGTACGATTGATAGACGTGAAGTAGGAGAATTCTCGATCTACACAAAAGGAGAAGACGCGCGTCATATTGGTTCGATCGGATACCGCAGCCTAGATATTATTGCACGACGATGTGTGGTAGGAATAGGTATTGGTGAGAAAGAACTTTGGGGCAAAGGATATGGAACAGATGCATTAAAAGCTTTGCTTCATTACCTATTTCATACGATGAATTTAAAGCGGGTGCAACTAGATACATGGAGTGGTAACGCACGCGCGATACGCGCCTATGAGAAGTGCGGTTTTGTGATTGAAGGACGTCTTAGAAACGATGCTTATATTGATGGCAAGTACTATGACACGATTGTTATGGGGATTTTGAGGGAGGAGTTTGAGTTTAATAGATGATATTGAAAAGGTGTCCGACTGTGTAATTTATATTAAAGGTGAGCTAAATGCTCACCTTTTTTTATAATTAATTTCGTCTTAAAATGTTATAAGAAAAGGTTTCAAATTATGGAAAAAAAGGGGATATGTTAAATGATGCATTAGAACTACAAAAATGTATTTGTGAGTAAAAAGATTTAT encodes the following:
- a CDS encoding GNAT family N-acetyltransferase is translated as MISGKKVELRPVSLEDHKRTYHWRNDKETATFDAGSGYYRYSHMPLEQIEASYEKDIRTIDRREVGEFSIYTKGEDARHIGSIGYRSLDIIARRCVVGIGIGEKELWGKGYGTDALKALLHYLFHTMNLKRVQLDTWSGNARAIRAYEKCGFVIEGRLRNDAYIDGKYYDTIVMGILREEFEFNR
- a CDS encoding amidohydrolase family protein produces the protein MKIIDAHMHFSNIESFKHTATNLSKLDYSYEGIVKEYRESGVVLGIAMGLTEKEVEGFPDPLAPTPMGIDLDKQIPENVVYCAGINPYHLGESELIQLEETVQRPEVVGIKIYLGYYPYFAYDEVYQPVYKLAAKYGLPVVFHTGDTYSERGLLKYSHPLTLDEVAVMHRDVNFMMAHFGDPWTLDGAEVVYKNRNMYADLSGLVVGTSEDITRYKDSPRFFNHLRHALTFTDNYEKFLFGTDWPLVPVEPYIDFIKEIIPEEYHEDVFYNTAVKIFPKIKAYLK
- a CDS encoding GNAT family N-acetyltransferase; this encodes MEVLNTHITDQITIVEYDPSYAAAVAEMWNKSQDGWGGGNSIMTEEQVLKKESNSSNLHLYLALDGDKVVGYCSLGEYREDEGALYIPLLNVRGDYHGKKIGKMLVLKALQKAIEMKWPRLDLYTWPGNTKAVPLYKKCGFFWEDRDDTTHLMNFMPSVMQTEAVLNYFTDGRWYENSTRTIETTPDGNSENEFHYYEYSWNHETLGNLKMEFERFGRGLRSIETDDYKILADVEHFNLVFGSEYKIRYHMTNKTGKPLSIEIQGVDDKNIQFATSKKITVQKEEEIEIPFVVNPITEDQSVWRTHPAVTSQLLINGKKAQFRVGIRPKYPVKLSCNTPGNLSFVGSSSQLYFNFENNYDEQVTFSFELPSSELVTIQNRNVSVTLAPKGKQSVSVPFMIKKNGFYSAEVQISATKSNGETVTFMKKLGVALQGIGAKFTGECDDFYHVCNGQYTIKLDKFNNWISPGKGDVNYKLAFMVPQLGKPFSEEITRLRPEKIEPLEEDGYAGLRATFQSQAFPELQLATVVKLYSEGLIERYDEVTNVSDVETAAEVWLNTPIMCPMLDKGVLPYEGKYIELNDSMGSVLSYWNPSKLTENWLFIRGNNNPRGISWPREGKVNFSSWFMYFENKLGKLAPRETVATKPITMTIGAFRDWQSFREFATQKNDKPASLTNHMNVSVNGGNPFINNNECKAIVRDYKSSFFNGFIEMKLDDEILQSHLFASDEELTHAEFDVELPDDRGIHVLTSKMNLGAVHVTRQSAAFVMKGQPVQLEKSIKDGLEVYSVDNGEMKISASAQFAPTLFSLRYKDQEWMDSPFPKPTPKSWWNPWFGGIAGLLEGTSLHSLLKEDCTVEFVEKNDNKGNEWKGLKISTHYKKHEKFKGIKIHKYFLMLPGVPMLCQTTEIVQNMESYLDGKFYTGCFLNPGTEPTRSWGSFQSENGEWTMVSGAKGEQEMTVERSVNYGSDDHENLLQIVADQNVTHVDSYINLEVIELGYSEKVNLEHGAKQYTSPVFYVFNDKVIPDTALEDLKKIKFN